The following is a genomic window from Phaseolus vulgaris cultivar G19833 chromosome 6, P. vulgaris v2.0, whole genome shotgun sequence.
TCATGTGAGAAATTCTGCTGATTAAAAAGCTGTCCAAATCATTTCAAACTTCCTCCTGAAAGTTTAGTTACCTCCTAAAATCTTACACATTATCACTTGTCTTTTTTAGTCACATGCATCTATTTTTTTCTCTCCAAAATTTAAGCAAAACTTATCAGTAATAAGTGTGTGAATTTGAgttttatgaataatttttaagagatataaaatataaacttacaaatttataatatttaaataataataataaaacaaaattaatttatttatttctatctttttattaattaatattattattatgtaatatatatatatatatatcaagtTGACACATAGTCATCTGAAACATGGTAGTTGAATAGAGATATAAGTAATGTATCGAAGAGGTGATTTTCTGAATCTTGTATTGTTTCAACCATGGTTGTTGCTCAGGGGAAGTCTGATTTAGTTTGTAAAATACATCGATGACTTTATATGCTATTGATATTTTGGAGGTGACAAGCCTAACAAATTGCAAGCCTATTAGCAATTCTATGGATTcaaattagaaattaataagAGACCAAGGTGAACCCTTTTCAGACCGAGATAGGTATAGGAGATTGGTggaaaaactcatttatctcaCTATAAGAAGACCTGAACTTTCTTATCCACTGGGAGTTGTGAGTCAATTTATGCAGAACCCTCACATTGATCAATGGAATGTTGTGATTCACACTCTCAGATATGTAAAGGGGATCCTAGGAGATCAGTGGCATGTTTTGATTCACATCCTCAACTATATAGAAGGGACCTTAGGACATACTGGGGAAATACACAAGTCTTAGGGTATTGTAATGCAAATTGGGCTAACTGTCCCATTGACAAGAGATCTAGCACAAGATATTGCATATTCTTTGGGGGAATCTTAAATATTGGAAAAACATGAAACAAATTGTTGTTGTCCGGTCTAGTGTAGAAACTGAATATGGATCTATGACTTTAGCTACATGTGAACTTGTGTTGTGTGGATTAAACAACTCTTTCAAgagttaaaattttgtaaaaataagtAGATGAATTTGTATTGTGACGATCAAGAAGCTCTCATTGCCTCCAATCCTGTGTTTCATGAGAAACATATATAGATTAATTGTCATTTTGTTAGAGAGAAATTGCTCTCCATGGATCTTATTAGTGAGTTTGTCAATTTTAATAAACAATTTGCGGATATTCTAACTAAATATCTAAGACGACCTAGGATTCAATTTATATGTTTCAAGATTTGTGCATATAACTTATATGCTCCAACTTCAGGAATGTTAAAatgtaatgttattttattattatttcttttatatgtatCTAGCTTTATGTTTAGGGTTTAAGATAAGTGTTGCCATATTTTTTAGATTGAGAAAGAGATAGCTCACTTAGTAACatgatatataatttttcatattactGATATCATGAAAGCAATCATATATGTATCACTAACTCCTCTCACCACCATTTAAATCATTTgttagaaagaaaaaacaaaattattcatTTACTAATTCATTTGGCAGGACAATAATCTTGatctttttttatattctattcAACATCACTACAATCTAATTGTAGTTTTGAAACATTCTGTAATCTTCATTGTCTATCCTTTCTTAactgaaaattaattattacagGAACAATTTACTGGAGTGATATGAATGAATTATGGAGAAAATAATATCTGTTACTATGTTCTGATTTATGCTTTCAAATATAGTATTACTGAAAATCTGAAACTCTTTTCCAATCTTTGTATTTTGGCACGTTGGTGGGCTGTTTGACATTCTGTTGTTGCTAACCTCCCAAAGTTTGCTCTTCGAGATGACAGGGTGGTTGAAATCGATATTGGGGGAGATGACAGTTGAAATCAGTGGAACTGCTTCTCAAGTCCAAACAGCTCAGTGATCTTGGTCTTTTAATcaactttaaaaaattcaatccGTAAGATGCTGCATgtcttgtaaatatttttttcagttAGATTTCTATCTTATTAgtagtatgatttttttttttagtgaacaGCTTTTTGCAGTGTTCATTTGAGAGACCTAAAATATTCATTGCATTTTGAATTTCATCAAGATTTATAACTAAAAATGGAGAAAACTAAAGCTAGTTGAATTTCAAAATTACAGTTACCCATCAAAGTATCATCTGAATAAAAAATTGGGAGtaaatttctaatttttcttGCAACCTTCCTATTCAGCTTCTCATTtaattttcaatcttttgttTCTATGAGAGGCTGAGGGTTTTCTGAATTTGATGCTTGTTAAACCAAACATGCACTTTCCCTACCGTGATTAGTATGCATGGTAATCAAGCATTACGGTTAATGAATGTGGTGCAGAATTTTATGGCTGAAGCTGCAGCCGGTGGAGCACCAGCACAGCCGCAAGCAGGTGGTACTGCTGCAGAGCAAGGATACAATTCTTATCCATTGTTAGCAAGGAACCTTGCTTTACGTTTAGCCTGTTGtcttaataataattacatttatACAGTTTTCTCCTCTCTCTGTAAGGTATTTTTCCTAGTTTTTGTAACAGATAAATCGATTCTCATTTTCATACATGTCAAACTATCCGCCTCACATACTGAAGAAAATTAACTACAAAATGGCAAAATAATCATGTAACAAAAAATCATTATTCTAAATTGAAAatgtaattataaatttatccaaGTGTTTAAGATTAATAAAGGgattctattaaaaaataacaaatacttCTTAAAATCTTCAGTagtaattattgtaaaaaataatttggggCTATTTTCTTTTCCGAGCATGGATCAATTTCATTGTATTCGGCCGTATGTCTTAAGAAGATTAGCGTCGTTTTATAAATTTGAcgtgaaaaaatataaatacttaCATTCGTTCAGAAACTTAAAATGGTGATAAGTTTGAATTTTCTTAAAAAGTAATAAGTTTACTTACATTTGGCCAGAAACTAAGTTTCAATTTAAATCAATACAAAGGTTGGATTTCTGGAATCATTGGAGTGAAGCTAAGAATATTAGCTTTGAAATAAGGATGTATTGAAGTTTTGTATGCGCACCGAAACAATGAAATTAATTGACTATAGATACACAACAGCTGAAACATTAATTCACATTaatgtaaagaaaataaaaaaaaagagagaaaaattgGTGGAGGGTCTAAGCTAGAAAAGCCTaagtaataaataatgaaaaactAAGGTGTAAGGGGAGACTTAGATGGGAGCTGCACATGTGGTTCTGAAATGACCTGTTTGATTGCAACGACTGCAATGCACAACCCGTTTTACGCGGCCACGGTCTTCTGCTCGGACCCGTTTCTTTCTGGGTCGACCTGGGGGCCGGAGTGACTTAGGAGGGTTAATAGTAAGTTGAAGTTGAAGTTGATCAACATCAGACACCCCCACAACCCCCTCAACCTCAGACAACTCCTTCCACAGAGACTTGTCAGGAATTGGGTGTATGGTCTGTGAGTATGTCTTTCTATAGTTTGCAACAGTAAAACAGCTTTCTGTGAATCTTTGCACATTCTGCCTAATAGAGAGAAGAGCAGCCACAGCATGTGCACAAGGCAAACCATACAGCTGCCACCCACGACATTGACAACAACGGGTCCTAATATCAACAGTGTTTGTTCCTTCATGTGATATAACTTCAAATTCAGCATCAGTGGCACGAAGTACCTGGTGTGTCCTTGCACGATCAAGAGCGTCTGTGACAACTCTCTCAGCTGAAGGTACAAGTATTGATGTCCACTGCATACTGGTCTCTCGCCGCTCGTTAAACCAAGTCATTAGTTGTCTTCTTATGCATTCCATCATTTGAACTATTGGAAGCCCAGATGCATCTAGAATCCATGTGTTTAAAGATTCAACTATGTTTgctgcaaaatgaaaaaaacTTTGCCCCTCGAAGTATGCAGTAGCCCACAAATGAGGTGGAATTCTTCGAATCCAGTACGCAGCATCTTGTGATATTTCTTCAATCTCTAAAACTTTTGCTTCAAATTCAAGTATGGTAAGAACTTGAGCTGCTTGCCATAGAAGATCAACAAGTATTGTGTTATTAAACTCCTTGCGAAAGCTGTCACTCAAGTGCCGCATACAAAATCCATGGAAAGCAGTGGGAAAATTTGCTTCTACACCGTCTACAATTCCCTTCTGCCTGTCAGACAAAATTGTGAGCCTTGGCATGTTTTCAGTGTTTGTCTCCATCAGGTTATGGAGTTCAGACAGAAACCACATCCAATTATCCTCATTCTCCTCATCAACAACACCAAACGCCAAAGGAAAGAGAGCTCCGTCACCATCAAATCCGGTGGCTAGAAGTAATGTACCTAGATACTTGCTCTTTAAATATGTTCTATCAAGCTCCAAAAGTGGTCGACAAGTATTTAAAAAACCATATATTGATGCTTGAAAGGATATGAATAGGCGTTGGAAGCAATTATCAGTTGGATTTCCATAAACAGATGCAATACTGCCTGGATTTGTGCGTTTCACCTGTTCACAGTATTGTGGAAGTAAGCGGTATCCCTCTTCAAAAGATCCACGCATTGCAGCCATGATACGCTCCTTGCCTCTCCAAGCTTGCTTGTATGACAAAGTGATGCCATGAACCCTATGAATCTCTTCCAATATCTCCTTTGGCTTGCAATTAGGGTTCTCCCTTAGCCTTTGCTCCACTGAGGTAGCAACCCATTGCACTGAGGCTTGTTGATGGCCAAGATGTGAAATTCCTCCACATGTGTGATTCTCATGGATTGTCCTAATACTAAAAGTTGGAACACCAGGGAGTTTTGCTGCATGAATGCGCCAGGGACATCCTTCACTTCGGCATTTAGCAGTAAAGCGAGTCTTATCCGATTTTATAGTCTGCATCTCAAAGTGCAGAGCGATTGCTGTATCCCTTAATGCCCTTCGGCAACTCTTAACATCAGGGAATTCTTGTCCCACTGACAATTCATAATTAGGACTTATGGCTAATGTACGAGCCTGAATTACAGGGGATGTGGGAACCATAAGCTGGGATTCATGGACATCCATTTCTTCAGCAGATTCAATACTCATTTCTGGGTTCTGGACCATAGTCATGGCCATGTTCTCATCAAATTCCTGATTTTCTGAAACAGTCAAATCATTGTTCTCTGTTATGGTCAACTCATGGTTTTGTGTGGGAATGGGCATCTCATGGCCATCATGCTCGGGTTTTTGATCCATGGATAGCTCATCTTCATGCCCATACCTGTGAACACCATCTCCATCAACATGGTTCAGTCCCAAACCCAATTCATGGTCATTGGCAATTCCTAAGCCCAATTCATGATCGTGAGTTTGCCCCAGACCCAAATGCTGATCATCAGTTTGTCCCAATTCCAAATCATGGTTCCCACTGAGACCCAAACTGTGATTGTGGTTCAGCACCAGTTGCTGGTTATGACCAAGTGCTAAATTATGACCCTGGCCAATTATCAAATCATGATTAGTCATTGAAGACATGAATCACTATATATCACGACAATGAGAATTTGCGGATAGAACGCCAGCTGCAAGAAACCAGATAACAATAGACAAGTCAGATCAAATCATACAAATGTGAAGCTTAATGGTTATACACAACTAGATACGCTGAAAACTGAAaactgaagaaaaaaaacagtTCAAAGGAGGCAAGGGAGTGAAGATACACCAACATTACCAAATCCAGTAACAGTATGAAATTCATACAAACTAGACTCGGCTACAAAGATGGGATGCATAAAGTACAAAACGCTCT
Proteins encoded in this region:
- the LOC137831808 gene encoding uncharacterized protein; the encoded protein is MSSMTNHDLIIGQGHNLALGHNQQLVLNHNHSLGLSGNHDLELGQTDDQHLGLGQTHDHELGLGIANDHELGLGLNHVDGDGVHRYGHEDELSMDQKPEHDGHEMPIPTQNHELTITENNDLTVSENQEFDENMAMTMVQNPEMSIESAEEMDVHESQLMVPTSPVIQARTLAISPNYELSVGQEFPDVKSCRRALRDTAIALHFEMQTIKSDKTRFTAKCRSEGCPWRIHAAKLPGVPTFSIRTIHENHTCGGISHLGHQQASVQWVATSVEQRLRENPNCKPKEILEEIHRVHGITLSYKQAWRGKERIMAAMRGSFEEGYRLLPQYCEQVKRTNPGSIASVYGNPTDNCFQRLFISFQASIYGFLNTCRPLLELDRTYLKSKYLGTLLLATGFDGDGALFPLAFGVVDEENEDNWMWFLSELHNLMETNTENMPRLTILSDRQKGIVDGVEANFPTAFHGFCMRHLSDSFRKEFNNTILVDLLWQAAQVLTILEFEAKVLEIEEISQDAAYWIRRIPPHLWATAYFEGQSFFHFAANIVESLNTWILDASGLPIVQMMECIRRQLMTWFNERRETSMQWTSILVPSAERVVTDALDRARTHQVLRATDAEFEVISHEGTNTVDIRTRCCQCRGWQLYGLPCAHAVAALLSIRQNVQRFTESCFTVANYRKTYSQTIHPIPDKSLWKELSEVEGVVGVSDVDQLQLQLTINPPKSLRPPGRPRKKRVRAEDRGRVKRVVHCSRCNQTGHFRTTCAAPI